The following coding sequences are from one Oryzisolibacter sp. LB2S window:
- a CDS encoding YajQ family cyclic di-GMP-binding protein → MPSFDTVCEANFVEVKNAVENTAKEIGTRFDFKGTSAAIELKDKEITLFGDADFQLQQVEDILRNKLTKRNVDVRFLDVQKAQKIGGDKLKQVVKVKNGIDSENAKKIQKLIKESKLKLQAAIQEDKVRVTGAKRDDLQAAMALIRKDMADLPLAFDNFRD, encoded by the coding sequence ATGCCGTCTTTTGATACCGTTTGTGAAGCCAACTTCGTCGAAGTGAAGAACGCCGTGGAGAACACGGCCAAGGAGATCGGCACGCGTTTCGACTTCAAGGGCACGTCCGCCGCCATCGAGCTCAAGGACAAGGAGATCACGCTGTTCGGCGACGCCGACTTCCAGCTCCAGCAGGTCGAGGACATCCTGCGCAACAAGCTCACCAAGCGCAACGTCGATGTGCGCTTCCTCGATGTGCAGAAGGCACAGAAGATCGGCGGCGACAAGCTCAAGCAGGTCGTCAAGGTCAAGAACGGCATCGACAGCGAGAACGCCAAGAAGATCCAGAAGCTCATCAAGGAGAGCAAGCTCAAGCTGCAGGCCGCCATCCAGGAGGACAAGGTGCGCGTCACGGGCGCCAAGCGCGACGACCTGCAGGCCGCCATGGCGCTGATCCGCAAGGACATGGCCGACCTGCC